A genomic region of Arachis stenosperma cultivar V10309 chromosome 9, arast.V10309.gnm1.PFL2, whole genome shotgun sequence contains the following coding sequences:
- the LOC130950277 gene encoding uncharacterized protein LOC130950277 — protein sequence MASEESFLVLVHYRGSIKRKTRSGVKFTDKDPLCIIVTPTTTYDALVSSVLEKLGLEGVKRVKKFFYRIPTVVLHDTVKFDCFTIGSDEDLQVMFLSRRQFPEVRTPELLAKLVDVVSSSGGSNRNANTIAAVAGSSSRHAVASSSAPVYEPPMQPVASPSFAVDLSGNVGDEVRYGEHIPTKVHCPTPAGVGDGLFDGPDDDDVEPDIIADESGDDVGTTVPTRATGGSSSGT from the coding sequence atggctagtgaggagagtttCCTAGTTCTGGTACATTACAGAGGGTCGATTAAGAGAAAAACTCGGTCCGGCGTGAAGTTCACTGATAAGGATCCCCTATGTATTATCGTGACGCCAACAACCACCTACGATGCTCTTGTTAGCTCTGTGCTGGAGAAGCTTGGTCTTGAAGGAGTTAAAAGGGTCAAGAAGTTTTTCTACCGCATTCCAACAGTGGTGCTCCATGACACCGTGAAGTTTGATTGTTTCACAATCGGTAGTGACGAGGACTTGCAGGTTATGTTTCTTTCTCGTAGGCAGTTTCCCGAGGTAAGGACACCAGAGCTGTTGGCAAAGTTGGTTGATGTGGTATCTAGCTCAGGTGGTTCGAACCGGAATGCCAATACTATAGCCGCGGTTGCCGGCTCGAGCTCGAGACATGCTGTTGCTTCATCCTCTGCTCCTGTGTATGAGCCACCGATGCAGCCTGTTGCGTCCCCTTCGTTTGCCGTTGATCTGAGCGGCAATGTTGGAGACGAGGTTCGGTATGGGGAACATATTCCCACCAAGGTACATTGTCCCACACCGGCTGGTGTTGGTGATGGTTTGTTTGATGGTCCAGATGACGATGACGTGGAGCCGGATATAATCGCTGATGAAAGTGGCGATGATGTTGGAACTACTGTTCCGACAAGGGCTACAGGTGGATCTAGTTCTGGCACATAG